The stretch of DNA CCTTCGCGGCCTACGAGACCGCCCTCGTCACCAACGACGTGCCCACCCTGGAAGCCCTGTTCTGGGACGATCCTCGCACCATCCGGTACGGCACGGGTGAAAATCTCTACGGCATGGACGCGATCCGGGCCTTTCGCCGGGCGCGCTCGCCGATCGGGTCGAGCGGCGCATCGGCGAGACCGTCATCACCACCTTCGGGCGCGACTTCGCCACCGCCTCGACGCTGTTCTGGCGCGAGGCGCATCCCGGCAAGGTCGGGCGCCAGATGCAGTCCTGGGCCCGGCTCCCCGAGGGCTGGCGGGTCGTCGCTGCCCATGTCAGCCTGATCGACGAGGTGCCGGCGTGACCGACTTCCCCCTCACCCTCGCCCAGTACCGCGAGGCCTATGCCGCGGGATCGCTTACGCCGGCACAAGCCGTGCGCGAGGTCTATCGGCGCATCGCGGCGCTCGCCGATCCGGCGGTCTTCATCACCCTGCGGCCCGAGGCCGAGGTGGCCGAGGAGGCCGAGACCCTGCCGGCGGGCCCGCTCCACGGCATCCCGGTCGCCGTGAAGGACAACATCGACGTGGCGGGTCTGCCCACCACCTGCGCCTGCCCCGGCTACGCCCACGTCGCGACCGAGGATGCCGCCCTGGTGGCGCGCCTGCGCCGGGCCGGGGCGCTCGTCATCGGCAAGACCAACCTCGACCAGTTCGCCACCGGCCTCGTCGGCGTGCGCTCGCCCTACGGCGTGCCGCGCAACACCCTCGATCCGGCCCTGGTGCCCGGCGGCTCGTCGTCGGGCTCGGCGGTCGCGGTGGCGGCCGGGCTGGTGCCGCTGGCGCTCGGCACCGACACCGCGGGCTCCGGCCGGGTGCCGGCCGGGCTCAACGCCATCGTCGGGCTCAAGCCCAGCCTCGGCGCACTCTCGACCCGCGGCGTGGTGCCGGCCTGCCGCACCCTCGATTGCGTCTCGATCTTCGCGCTCACCGCCGAGGACGCCTTCGCGGGCTTCTCGGCGCTCGCCGGGTTCGATGCCGCCGACCCGTTCTCCCGGACCCTGCCCGTCGGGCGACCCGGCCCGCTGCCGCTCAGAATCGGTGTGCCGGACGGCCCGAGCCGGCGTTTTGCCGGCGACGCCCTCTCGGAGGCCGCCTACGATGCGGCCCTCGCCGATCTCGCGGCGCTCGGCGCCACCCTGGTCCCGGTCGATCTGACCCCGTTCTTCGCGACAGCCGCCCTCCTCTATGACGGGCCGTGGGTGGCCGAGCGCTGGGAGGCGATCCGCGCCCTCGTCACCGAACGCCCCGAGGCTTTGCACCCGGTCACCCGCGCCATCACGGAACGCGCCACCGCCTTCTCAGCCGCCGACGCCTTCGCGGGCCGCTACCGGCTGGCGGAGCTGCGCCGGGCGACCGAGCCGGTGTGGCAGAGCATCGACGCGCTCTGCGTGCCGACCTTCCCGCGCCCGCAGACCCTGGCGGCCCTCGCCGCCGACCCGATCGGCCCCAATGCCGAACTCGGCACCTACACCAACTTCGTCAACCTGCTCGATCTCTGCGCGCTGGCGGTGCCGAGCCATCCCCGCGCCGACGGGTGGCCGGCCGGCGTCACGCTGATCGCCCCGGCGGGCCGGGACGCCGCCCTCGTCCCCCTCGGCGATGCCCTCCACCGCGCCGCCGGTATCCCGATGGGTGCGACCGGCCGGCCCCTGCCCCCGGCGCCCGAGCCGGGCCCGGCGCGGGCCACCGACGACGAGATCGAGCTGGTGGTGGTCGGCGCGCACCTGTCGGGCCTCCCCCTCAACGGCGAGTTGACGACCTTGGGCGCCCGGTTCCTGCGGGCCGCCGCGACCACGCCCGATTATCGGCTCTTCGCCCTGCCGGGCGCCGGCCCGCGCCGGCCCGGCCTGGTGCGGGTGGCGGTGGGGACTGGCACCTCGATCGCCACCGAGGTCTGGGCGCTCACGCCCGACGCCTTCGGCCGGTTCGTCGCGGGCATCCCCGCCCCCCTCGGAATCGGTACCCTGCGGCTTACCGACGGCACGACCCCGAAGGGCTTCCTGTGCGAGCCGGAAGGAGCGCGGGACGCGCAGGACGTGTCGGGCCATGGCGGATGGCGGGCCTATCTGGCGGCCGGCCGGGCTTGAGCCCCCGTCGGGGAGCGCGTCCCCCCTCGACCGCCGGATGAGACCGGCGGCCCCGCATCCGCGGCCGCCGGCTCGGCACCGTCGACGGCCGTGCCCCGGAGACGGCGCCTGCGCGGCGAGGTGATGCGCCGGTTCCTTCGCATGGAAGCTTGCGTGGGGCTTGCGGCGGGCTCGACTCCCCGGCTCGACGCGGTCTCATCTCCCCGCTAGCGGTGGTATGACGTAATCCGTCGATTGACCGCTAGCGAGAAGGGTCATGAACCAGCACGTCCCCGTGGATGGCGCCGATGCGCCCTCGAACCAGATTGCGGCGAGCCACGCTCGGCTCCTGGGCGGCAAGCTGCAGGATCTCGCCGTCAACTTCTATCCCCCGACCGCGCAAAAGACCCTGCGCCGGTTCTCGGCCGGCGAGACGGCCCGGCTTCTCGGCATCACCGAGGTGCGTCTTCGTCAGCTACCCTTCGACCGGCTCACGCCGGATCTGGAGATCGGGCCGGCGGGACGCCGCTATTTCACCCTCGCCGAGATCCATGCGGTCCGCCGGCACCTCCACGAGATCGACCGGCTCGGACGAGGCTACCTGCCCCACCGCGACACCGAGAAGGGCGAGCACCTGCAGGTCGTCGCCCTAACGAACTTCAAGGGGGCTCGGCGAAGACGACGCACACCGCCGGGCTGGCGCATTACCTCGCCCTCCACGGTTACCGCGTCCTGGCGATCGATGCCGACCCGCAGGCAAGCCTGTCCACCCTGCTCGGCGTTCGTCCCGACGAGAGCGGACCGACGATCTACGACGCCGTCCGCTACGGCGAGGGCCAGCGCCCGATGCGGGAGGTGATCCGCAAGACCTACTTCACCGGGCTCGACCTCGCCTCGGCGAATCTCGAGCTGGAGGAGTTCGAGTTCTACGCCCCGCTGATGTCGAGCCCGGAGCGCCGCAAGTCGAGCGGCCCTCCCTTCTTTGCCCGTCTCCCCGTCGCGATCGAGAGCGTCGCCGCGGATTACGACGTGGTGGTGATCGATTGTCCGCCGCGGCTCGGCTATTTCGCGATCTCGGCACTCTGCGCCGCCACCGCGACCCTGATCACCGTTCATCCGCAGATGATCGACCTGGCGTCCATGCGCCAGTTCCTCACGATGATGAGCGACCTGATGGAGACGGTGCAGGAGGAGGGCGCTCCGCCACCGAGCCAGGACTGGTTCCGCTACCTCATCACCCGGTACGACCCGCAGAGCGTGCCGCAGACCTCGGTCGTCGGCATGCTCCAGGACCTGTTCGGGAGCTACGTGCTGCCGAAGGCGATGCTCCAGACGCCGGCCGTCTCGACGTCGGGGCTCGTCGGCCAGACGATCTACGAGACGCCGCTCGGGCGTGACCGCAGCGACGAGGTGAGCCGCGCCACCTACCGGAGGGCGCTCGACGCGTTCGACGACGTCAACCGGGAGATCGAAGCGCTGATCCATGGGGCGTGGGGCCGGGCATGAGCAAGAGCATCCGCCATCTGATGGCCCGACCCGCTCCGGATCAGGCAGTGGGCAGTGCATCGTCAACGGAATCAACGACTTCACCCCCCTTACCAGCTGGTAATCCCCCCTCCCCCCGCCGCACCGGCGCAGCCCGGTCGTTCGGTGCCGCGTGGCAGGCGCAGGAGCAGGCACGCGCGGCCGCCGATGCCGAGCGCGACGGCAGCGTGGTCGAGCTCGATCCGGGTCTCTGCGATCCCTCGGCGATCGCGGATCGCGTTCCCGATACGACCGATGCGGCCTTCGATGCCTTCGTGGAGCAGATCCGCGACGAGGGCCAGCGCAGCCCTGCCCTGGTCCGTCCGAAGCCCGGCGAGCCCGGCCGCTACGAGATCGCCTATGGTCGCCGCCGGCACCGCGCGGCGCGGATCCTCGGGCGTCCGCTGCGCGCCATCGTGCGCCCGCTGAGCGACACCGAGCTCGTCATCGCGCAGGGGTCGGAGAACCTGGCGCGGGCCGACCTGAGCTACATCGAGCGGGCCCATTTCGCCCAGAACATGGTGCGGGCCGGTGTCACGCGCGACGTCATCGCGAAGGCGATGGGCCTGCAGACCACCCATCTGTCGAGCCTGCTGAGCGTCGCCGAGGCGATTCCCGCGTCGGTGCTCGCCGTCATCGGCCCCGCCCCCAGGATCGGCCGGCCCAACTGGCTCACGTTGGCCGACCGGATCAAGTCCGCGACCCCCGAGCGGATCGACAGCGCCCTCGCCTCGCCGGACCTGTCCGGGAAGTCGTCGAACGAGCGGTTCGCCGTGGTGCTGGCGGGGCTCGCCGCGGCACCCAAGGTGGCGAAGCGGGCGAAGGCCGAGACGCTGAAGGATGCCAAGGGCCTGAAATTCGCGCGCGTCGAGCGCAGCACGTCCGGCGTGCGCGTGACGACGGATGAGGCGAACGAACCCGGATTCGGCGACTATCTCGCCGCGCGGCTCCCCGAGATCCTGGCCGCCTACCGGGCGAGCAAGGCGTGATCCGTCGGCTGTCCGACCGATCGCGTCGCGACGCGGAACTCGGCTCCGCTCCGGCGCCCCGCGGGCTCGCCATACCCGTTCCGGAGTAAGCCTGCCGGAACGGGTGTCGAGGGCGAGACCGGGCGGCACGGTGAGGCCGTCGGCCTCCCTCCCGTCGCCCTCGACGATCCGTCGGCTCGTGCGGGCGATCCTGCTCCGGCAGGACGATCGGCGAGCCGCCCGGCGCTGTCGCGAAATTCCCCCGGGAGGCATCGCCCCCAGCGGTGGCGATGCCTCCGCCGGCCCTCCGATCCCGGCAGTCCCGCCGATCCGGTCCTGCCGGTCCGCGTGGCGGGCCCCGCGATTGCGGGACCGAGGATACCACCTGGTAAGGGGGGTGAAGTCATTGATTTTACAGACAATCGATTGCCCGGCGCCGGCGTCCGGTACGGAGAAGCCGGCACCGGCGGCCCCGTGACGAGGCGCCCGCGATCCCGCTGCCATCGCAGCCCGTGCGCGGGCTCCGGCGCGCGTCCCGGGTCGTCATGCGACATGCCCGGAATGGCGTCGTCTTCGCCGGTCAGGTGATCGGCGACGGCATCGCGGTCGCGCTGCCGGGCGGGAGGCCGAGGGGAAGGGCCTCGCCATCGTGGACGCGCGCGGCAGCCGGGGAGGGGGCCTTGTCGGTATCCTTCAGGATCTCCGTCCCGCCTCCGCCGGACGGTCGCCGAAGCGCGGGCGATACGGCATCCGGATCGACGCGCGCGTCACGCGGGATCGATCAGGCCCGTCGCTGCCGCGTGCGCGAGAAAGTCGTCCAATTCATCCGCTCCGAGCGCTCCATGACGCGGCACGGCGATCGCCTGCTCGATGGCCATGAAGCGGCCCGGCAGGATGCGGAGGTCCGTCCGCTGCGCCACGAACGCCTCGACCGACTGCCTCACGCCCGCCGCGACCTCACACCCGCCTTCGCAGAGCAGGCGCAGGGCGTCGTCCGGCACGGGCACCGTCACCAGTTCGGCGTGCCGAAGCGTGTGGGTCAGATGGCCGTGATAGGCGGCACCGGCGGCCGATGCGATCCGGATCTGCGGCCGGTCGGCGTCTTCGCCGTGCCGAAGCGCACTCGCGTCATGAACGGCGAAGACGCCTTCGATGCGCATGTACGGACGGCTATAGGCGACCCGGTCGGCGCGCGCCGGGTCGATGGCGAGGAAGGCGACGTCCCAGGCGTCGGTTCCGACGGAGGCCATGACGGCGCCGGCCGACGGAAAGGTCACGAGGCGGACCGGGCGATCGAGCCAGGCGCCCAGCGCGCGGCCGAGATCCACGGCGATCCCGTGCGGTTCGCCGTCATCCGCCCCGATCCGCACGAGGGCGGCGTTGGCGAGGTTGATCGCGATGCGCAGGGGGCTGGATGCGGCCGGATCGAGGGCCGGTGCGCCGTCTTGCCCAGATTCACTCATTGTCGGTGTCTCCCCCCGTCGAGGACGCTCCTCGCGCTCTCGAAGGCCTTGCGATCGGCGAGGCGGCGAACGGGCCTCCGGCCCGTCGCCGCCTCGTCCGCGGTTACTTCATGGTCGGCATCACGAACTCGGCGCCGGCGCGGATGCCGGTGGGCCAGCGGGTCGTGATGGTCTTGAGCCGGGTGTAGAACCGCACGCCCTCCGGCCCGTGCATGTGGTGGTCGCCGAACAGCGAGGCCTTCCAGCCGCCGAAGGAGTGGAACGCCATCGGCACCGGGATCGGCACGTTGATGCCGACCATCCCGACCTGGATCTGGTGGGCGAATTCCCGCGCCGCGTCGCCGTCCCGGGTGAAGATCGCGGTGCCGTTGCCGAATTCGTGCTCGTTGATCATCCGCGCGGCGGTCGCGTAGTCCGGCGCGCGGGCCACCGCCAGCACCGGCCCGAAGATCTCCTCCTTGTAGATCGTCATCTCGGGCGTCACGCGGTCGAACAGCGTGCCGCCGACGAAGTAGCCGTTCTCGTAGCCCTGGAGCGTCAGGCGGCGGCCGTCGACCACCAGCTCGGCGCCCTCGGCGACGCCGCGGTCGATGTAGCCCTTCACCTTGTCGCGGTGCTGCGCGGTGACGAGCGGGCCCATCTCGGCCTCGGGATCGGTGCCGGGTCCGACCTTGAGGGCGCGGACCTTCGGGATCAGCTTCTCCATCAGCCGGTCGGCGGTCTCCTCGCCGATCGGCACCGCGACCGAGATCGCCATGCAGCGCTCGCCGGCCGAGCCGTAGGCCGCGCCCATCAGGGCGTCGACCGCCTGGTCCATGTCGGCATCGGGCATCACCACCATGTGGTTCTTGGCCCCGCCGAGGCATTGCGCCCGCTTGCCCGTCCGCGCCGCGGTCTCGTAGATGTACTTGGCGATCGGGGTCGAGCCGACGAAGGACACGGCCTGGACGTCCGGGTTGTACAGGAGGGCGTCGACCGCCTCCTTGTCGCCCTGGATCACCTGGAACACGCCGTCGGGAAGCCCCGCTTCCTTCAGCCACTCGGCCATGACGAGGGCGGCGGAGGGGTCGCGCTCGGAGGGCTTGAGCACGAAGCAGTTGCCGCAGGCGAGCGCGACGGGGAACATCCACATCGGCACCATGGCCGGGAAGTTGAACGGCGTGATGCCGGCCACGACGCCGAGCGGCTGACGCAGGGAGTGGGAATCCACCCGCGTGCCGACATTCTCGGTGATCTCGCCCTTGAGGAGCTGCGGCGCACCGGTGGCGAACTCGACCACCTCCATGCCGCGCTGGATCTCGCCCTTGGCGTCCGACAGCACCTTGCCGTGCTCGGCGGTGATCACCGCGGCGAGCTCGTCGATGCGGTCCTCGAGGATGCGAAGGAACTTGTTGAGGATGCGGGCGCGGCGCAGGGGCGGCGTCGCGGCCCAGGCCGGGAAGGCGCGCCGCGCGCTCGCCACGGCGGCATCGACCTCGTCGCGGCTGGCGAGGGCAACGCGGCCGCTCTCCTCGCCGGTTGCGGGGTTGAAGGCGGGCGCGGTGCGGCCGCTGCGGCCGGGCGTGCGGGCGCCGTCGATGAAGTGGGTGATCTCGGTCGGCATGGGTCGTCCTGTCGTGGGAAGGGGAGGGGGGTTGCGGGCGTCGTGCCCAATCCGGTCGATCGCGTCGCGGATTCCGGCTTCGCTCAGGCGCCGTATCAGCCCGCCTTGAACTGGCGGGCCATCGCCTCGGTACCGCGGGCGAGGACGCCGACGTCGATGGCCACCGCGGTGAAGGTGGTGCCGATCGCGATGCAGGTTTTCGCGAACGCCGTGTCGGGCGTCAGGATGCCGGCGGGCTTGCCCGAAGCCAGGATGCGGCGCACCGCATCCTCGACCGCCGCGACCACCGCGGGGTGGCCCGGCTCGCCGACATGGCCGAGGCTCGCCGCCAGGTCCGCCGGCCCGATGAAGACGCCGTCGACGCCCTCGACCGCGCAGATCTCCTCCAGCCGGTCGAGGGCGGCCTGCGTCTCGACCTGCACGAGGAGGCAGATTTCCTCCGCGGCGCGCCTGGCATAGCCCGGGACCCGCCCGAACCGGGTGGCGCGGGTGAGGCCGGACACGCCGCGCACGCCTTCGGGCGGGTAGCGCGTCGCCGCGACCGCCGCGCGTGCCTCGTCGGCATCCTGGACGTAGGGGATCAGCAGGGTCTGCGCGCCGAGATCGAGGAAGCGCTTGATCAGCACCGTGTCGTTGGCGGCGGGCCGCACCACCGCCGAGACGGGGTAGGGCGCCACCGCCTGGAGCTGCGCCAGCACGGTGAGCGGATCGCCCGGCGAGTGCTCGGTGTCGAAGAGCAGCCAGTCGTAGCCCGACCCCGCCACGGCCTCCGCCGCGTAGGAGCCCGGCAGGCTGCACCACAGGCCGATCTGCTGGCGGCCCTCGTGCAAGGCGCGCTTGAAGCGGTTCTCGATCATCGTCGCCTCAGACGAACGAGACGCCGATGGCGCCGAGCGGGCCGTAATCGGCCTGGATCACGTCGCCCTTCTTGATGTCGACGGGGCGGGTGAACGAGCCGCCGAGCACGATCTGGCCTTTCTTGAGCCCGGAATCGACCGCCGCGAGCTTGTTGACGAGCCAGGCGACGCCCGCGGCCGGGTGACCCATGATGGCGGCCGAGACGCCGGATTCCTCGATGATGCCGTTCTGCGACAGGGTCGCGCCGATCCAGCGGACATCGACGTCGAAGGGACGGATGGTGCGCCCGCCGACCACGATCGCCCCGAAGGCGGCGTTGTCGGCGATGGTGTCGACGATCGCCCGCGGCACCTCGGTGCGGTAATCGATGATCTCGAGGGCCGGGACCACGAATTCGGTCGCCCGCATCACGTCGTAGATCCGGCAGCCCGGCCCCGACAGGTCCTCGCCCATGATGAAGGCGAGTTCCACCTCGAGCCGCGGCTTGATGAACAGGTCGGTGCGGATCTGGGCGCCGTCGTTGAACAGGGCGTCGTCGAGGATGCGGCCGTAATCCGGCTCGGTCATCTTCGAGGCCATCTGCATGGCGCGGGAGGTCAGGCCGATCTTGTGGCCGGCAAGCCGCGCGCCGGCGGCGATCCGGGCCTCGGCCCAGAGATCCTGGACCCGGTAGGCGTCGGCGATCTCCATGCCGGGAAAGGTCTTGGAGAGTTGCGGGCAGGGGACCCGCTCGCGCTCGGCCTTGAGGATGGCCTCGGCGGCCTTGCGGTGGTCGTCGTCGCTCAGCACGGCTGTTCGCTCCTGTAGGCTTACTTGATCGGCGGGCGCGGCAGCACGGCCTCGCCGGGCTCCATGACGTAGGTGTAGTCGAGGGAATACCAGGGCGCCGAGACGTCCGCGGCGTCCGGATGCGGCTCGTCATGGCGCACGAAGTCGCCGAGGAGGGCCTTGGTCACGCCGAACTGCACGTCGGACTCGATATGCGGGTCGTTGGCGTCGTAGACCTGCGAGATCAGCACCTTGAAGCCCGGCTTGACGATCAGGGCGTGCAGGTGGGCCGGTCGCATCGGGTGGCGATCTTGAGCCGCCAGCAGCCGGCCGACGACCCCGCCGGTGGGGATGGGATAGCCGATCATCATCACCGAGCGGAACCAGAACCGGCCGGCGTCATCGGTGGTGAACTTGCCGCGCAGGTTCATCTCGGCCTGCTCGGGATCCTGGTTCTCGTAGAGGCCGACGGGCGAGGCGTGCCAGACATCGACCTCGGCGCCGGCGATCGGACGGCCCGCGCCGTCGATCACGCGCGCGTTGACGAAGAGCGGATCGCCCGGCGTCTCGGAGCGCAGAATCGTGCCGCCATTCTCGACCCGCGGCGCGTTGAGGCGCCAGAACGGCCCGAGCAGCGATTGCGAGGTCTCGGTGTTGCCGTGGTCGCCGTTGTTGAGGAGGCACACGAGGGAGGACACGCCGAGCGAGCCGGCCATCAGCACGAACTCGTTGTGGCTGTCGGAGGCCAGCGCGCCGATCTCGTTGAGGATCGCGGTGGCGTCGCGGAACTCGGCCTCGGTGAGGCGGACGTCGCGGACGAAGCCGTGCAGGTGGGTGATGAGCGAGGTCATGATCTCGCGCAGGCGCGGGTCGCGCGTCCGCGCCATGACCTCCAGAACCGCCGGCGTCACGTCCTGCTGGCGCTCGATGCGCATGGCCCTGCCTCCCTGAATCGGCGCCCTGGTCCCATATCATCGATTATTCGTCAACAAGCGATTGTGCGGCGGCGAGGTCCGGCGTCGTTTGCGGCGTCGGATGCGGCGTATCGGACCGTTCATGCCCCTACCACGATCGTGTGCGACCGACAGCAACGACACTGCCCGGATCGCCTCACATTTGATCAAACCCTGAATAAAAAAGGGATTTTCTGCGCCGTATCGGTTCGTCGCGGCCGGGCTCGCCTCACGCCGCACCCCGATCGCCTCCAATCCTCTGCCGGCAAGCGGCCGCCGGGAGGACACCACCATGATTGACAACCAAAATCGTTTTTTCTAACGATCGTCGACGAAGAACGACATCGCGCTGGCGGAGGGAGAGCGTCTTGACCGAGGCCAGGAGCCGACGCGCTGCGGGCGACCGGGACGGGATCCGGCCCGGATCCGCCTCGGCCGAACCCGCTTCGGCCGTGCCGGGCCTCGCCCTGGTCGACGACGGCAAGAACACGATGGCGAGCCAGCTCGTCGATCGCTTGCGCGAGGCGATCGTGTCCGGCCAGTTCGAGGCGGGCAGCAAGATCAACCTGGAACGCGCCCGCGCGAGCTTCGGGGTCTCGCTCAGCCCGCTGCGCGAGGCCCTCGCCCGGCTGATCGCCGACGGCCTCGTGGTGTTCGAGGACAATCGCGGCTACCGCGTCGCGCCGGTCTCGCTCGCGAACCTCGCGGAGATCACCCGGCTGCGGGAGGAATTCGAGGTCCTGGCCCTGCGCCAGGCGATCGCGATCGGCACCGTGGACTGGGAGGGCGACGTGATGCGCGCGCTCCACCGCATGAACCGGACCGGGCGCGACCCGGAGCAGCCCGACACGCTGGAGCGATGGGAAGCCTATCACCGCGAGTTCCACCTCACGCTGATCGCCGGCTGCCGCATGCCGCTCCTGCTCAATTTCTGCAGCGTGCTCCTGACCCTGAACGACCGTTACCGCCGCTCCTTCCTGCGCCGCACGCCCGGCGGCGACCGCAACGTCGCCCACGAGCACAGCGAGATCGCCCAGGGCGCGGTCGCCCGCGACGCCGACTTCGCCTGCGACTCCTTGCGCGAGCACATCCACCGGACGGGCACCAACCTGCAGCGGCACCTCGCCGACAGGCTCGCTCGTTAAGCATCCCCCCGATCTCTCGAGCGACCCCCGAGCAACCCCCGAGCAACCCCATGCACACCTCGTCCGACTGGCCGCTCGGCCTCGCGCACTTCACCTGCATCGGGGTGCCGCCCGTCGACCTCGTCCGGCTCGCCGCCCGGGCCGGCTGCGCGGCCGTGGGCCTGCGGCTCTACCCGGCCTTTCCGGGGGCGCCGTTCTACGAGCTGCCGACCGGGAGCGACGCCTTCCGGGCGATGCGCCGGGCGCTTGCCGACGAGGGGATGCGCGTCCACGACATCGAGTTCGTCACGCTCAGTGAGGATTTCGCCCCGGCCTCGCTCGCCGGCATCTTCGACTCCGCCGCGGGTCTCGGCGCCCGTCGCCTGAGCGTGTGCGGCGACGATGCCGACCGTCCCCGCCTCGTCGCGCGGTTTGCGGAACTCTGCGAGCTTGCGGCCGGGTTCGGCATGGGGGTGGACCTCGAATGCATGGCCTGGCGGCAGGTCGCCAGCCTGCCGGAGGCCGTCCGGGTGGTCGAGGCCGCCGGCCGGCCGAATGGCGGCGTCCTCGTCGACGCGCTCCACCTTGCCCGGACCGGCGGCTCGCCCGACGACGTGCGCGCCGTGCCGCCCGGCCTGATCCGCCACGCCCAGCTCTGCGATGCGCCCGCGCAGGCGCCGGACTCGACGGAGGCGATCATCCAGGAGGCCCGGGCCGGGCGCCTGGCCCCGGGGAGGGGGCGCTGCCTCTCGCCGCGCTGGTCGCGGCCCTGCCGCCCACGACCTCCCTGTCGATCGAGGTACCGATCACCGGGACCACCACGCCCGAGGCGCATCTGCGGGCGAACCTGGCGGCGGCCCGCCGCGTGCTCGCCGCCTGAGCATCACCAAGAGGCAGGACGAAGAGGCAAGGCCATGATCCGAGGCACCACGACGCTGATCGCCCATCTCGGCTACCCGACCGAGTCGTTCAAGGCGCCGATGATCTACAATCCATGGTTCGAATCGCGCGGGATCGATGCCGTGGTGATGCCGATGGGGGTCAAGGCCGAGGATTACCCGGAGGTGTTCCGCGCGCTGTTCCGGCTGACCAACATCCGCGGCGCCCTCGTGACCATGCCGCACAAGATCACCACGATCGGGCTCCTCGACGAGGTCAGCACCACGGCCAAGATCGCCGGCTCGTGCAACGCGGTGCTG from Methylobacterium aquaticum encodes:
- the atzF gene encoding allophanate hydrolase, whose protein sequence is MTDFPLTLAQYREAYAAGSLTPAQAVREVYRRIAALADPAVFITLRPEAEVAEEAETLPAGPLHGIPVAVKDNIDVAGLPTTCACPGYAHVATEDAALVARLRRAGALVIGKTNLDQFATGLVGVRSPYGVPRNTLDPALVPGGSSSGSAVAVAAGLVPLALGTDTAGSGRVPAGLNAIVGLKPSLGALSTRGVVPACRTLDCVSIFALTAEDAFAGFSALAGFDAADPFSRTLPVGRPGPLPLRIGVPDGPSRRFAGDALSEAAYDAALADLAALGATLVPVDLTPFFATAALLYDGPWVAERWEAIRALVTERPEALHPVTRAITERATAFSAADAFAGRYRLAELRRATEPVWQSIDALCVPTFPRPQTLAALAADPIGPNAELGTYTNFVNLLDLCALAVPSHPRADGWPAGVTLIAPAGRDAALVPLGDALHRAAGIPMGATGRPLPPAPEPGPARATDDEIELVVVGAHLSGLPLNGELTTLGARFLRAAATTPDYRLFALPGAGPRRPGLVRVAVGTGTSIATEVWALTPDAFGRFVAGIPAPLGIGTLRLTDGTTPKGFLCEPEGARDAQDVSGHGGWRAYLAAGRA
- the repA gene encoding plasmid partitioning protein RepA, which produces MTASEKGHEPARPRGWRRCALEPDCGEPRSAPGRQAAGSRRQLLSPDRAKDPAPVLGRRDGPASRHHRGASSSATLRPAHAGSGDRAGGTPLFHPRRDPCGPPAPPRDRPARTRLPAPPRHREGRAPAGRRPNELQGGSAKTTHTAGLAHYLALHGYRVLAIDADPQASLSTLLGVRPDESGPTIYDAVRYGEGQRPMREVIRKTYFTGLDLASANLELEEFEFYAPLMSSPERRKSSGPPFFARLPVAIESVAADYDVVVIDCPPRLGYFAISALCAATATLITVHPQMIDLASMRQFLTMMSDLMETVQEEGAPPPSQDWFRYLITRYDPQSVPQTSVVGMLQDLFGSYVLPKAMLQTPAVSTSGLVGQTIYETPLGRDRSDEVSRATYRRALDAFDDVNREIEALIHGAWGRA
- the repB gene encoding plasmid partitioning protein RepB — protein: MSKSIRHLMARPAPDQAVGSASSTESTTSPPLPAGNPPSPRRTGAARSFGAAWQAQEQARAAADAERDGSVVELDPGLCDPSAIADRVPDTTDAAFDAFVEQIRDEGQRSPALVRPKPGEPGRYEIAYGRRRHRAARILGRPLRAIVRPLSDTELVIAQGSENLARADLSYIERAHFAQNMVRAGVTRDVIAKAMGLQTTHLSSLLSVAEAIPASVLAVIGPAPRIGRPNWLTLADRIKSATPERIDSALASPDLSGKSSNERFAVVLAGLAAAPKVAKRAKAETLKDAKGLKFARVERSTSGVRVTTDEANEPGFGDYLAARLPEILAAYRASKA
- a CDS encoding transporter substrate-binding domain-containing protein, whose product is MSESGQDGAPALDPAASSPLRIAINLANAALVRIGADDGEPHGIAVDLGRALGAWLDRPVRLVTFPSAGAVMASVGTDAWDVAFLAIDPARADRVAYSRPYMRIEGVFAVHDASALRHGEDADRPQIRIASAAGAAYHGHLTHTLRHAELVTVPVPDDALRLLCEGGCEVAAGVRQSVEAFVAQRTDLRILPGRFMAIEQAIAVPRHGALGADELDDFLAHAAATGLIDPA
- a CDS encoding CoA-acylating methylmalonate-semialdehyde dehydrogenase — encoded protein: MPTEITHFIDGARTPGRSGRTAPAFNPATGEESGRVALASRDEVDAAVASARRAFPAWAATPPLRRARILNKFLRILEDRIDELAAVITAEHGKVLSDAKGEIQRGMEVVEFATGAPQLLKGEITENVGTRVDSHSLRQPLGVVAGITPFNFPAMVPMWMFPVALACGNCFVLKPSERDPSAALVMAEWLKEAGLPDGVFQVIQGDKEAVDALLYNPDVQAVSFVGSTPIAKYIYETAARTGKRAQCLGGAKNHMVVMPDADMDQAVDALMGAAYGSAGERCMAISVAVPIGEETADRLMEKLIPKVRALKVGPGTDPEAEMGPLVTAQHRDKVKGYIDRGVAEGAELVVDGRRLTLQGYENGYFVGGTLFDRVTPEMTIYKEEIFGPVLAVARAPDYATAARMINEHEFGNGTAIFTRDGDAAREFAHQIQVGMVGINVPIPVPMAFHSFGGWKASLFGDHHMHGPEGVRFYTRLKTITTRWPTGIRAGAEFVMPTMK
- the hpaI gene encoding 4-hydroxy-2-oxoheptanedioate aldolase, translating into MIENRFKRALHEGRQQIGLWCSLPGSYAAEAVAGSGYDWLLFDTEHSPGDPLTVLAQLQAVAPYPVSAVVRPAANDTVLIKRFLDLGAQTLLIPYVQDADEARAAVAATRYPPEGVRGVSGLTRATRFGRVPGYARRAAEEICLLVQVETQAALDRLEEICAVEGVDGVFIGPADLAASLGHVGEPGHPAVVAAVEDAVRRILASGKPAGILTPDTAFAKTCIAIGTTFTAVAIDVGVLARGTEAMARQFKAG
- the hpaH gene encoding 2-oxo-hept-4-ene-1,7-dioate hydratase — encoded protein: MLSDDDHRKAAEAILKAERERVPCPQLSKTFPGMEIADAYRVQDLWAEARIAAGARLAGHKIGLTSRAMQMASKMTEPDYGRILDDALFNDGAQIRTDLFIKPRLEVELAFIMGEDLSGPGCRIYDVMRATEFVVPALEIIDYRTEVPRAIVDTIADNAAFGAIVVGGRTIRPFDVDVRWIGATLSQNGIIEESGVSAAIMGHPAAGVAWLVNKLAAVDSGLKKGQIVLGGSFTRPVDIKKGDVIQADYGPLGAIGVSFV
- a CDS encoding dioxygenase gives rise to the protein MRIERQQDVTPAVLEVMARTRDPRLREIMTSLITHLHGFVRDVRLTEAEFRDATAILNEIGALASDSHNEFVLMAGSLGVSSLVCLLNNGDHGNTETSQSLLGPFWRLNAPRVENGGTILRSETPGDPLFVNARVIDGAGRPIAGAEVDVWHASPVGLYENQDPEQAEMNLRGKFTTDDAGRFWFRSVMMIGYPIPTGGVVGRLLAAQDRHPMRPAHLHALIVKPGFKVLISQVYDANDPHIESDVQFGVTKALLGDFVRHDEPHPDAADVSAPWYSLDYTYVMEPGEAVLPRPPIK